The sequence below is a genomic window from Flavobacterium lipolyticum.
TTGCACTCCTAATCCTACCGGACGGTGACGCATGTTTGAGTTTTCTGCTTCCTTAACCGGGTAATAGTTTCTGTCGATTACCTTGTTTAGGTTACGAGTTACACGCTTCGTAACATTGTAAAGTGCTTCGTGATCGAATTTTCCGTTATCAATAAACATTGGTAATGAAATAGAAGCCAGATTACAAACTGCAATTTCATCTTTAGAAGTGTACTCCATAATCTCCGTACACAAGTTAGACGAACGAATGGTTCCTAAATTCTTGTGATTTGATTTACGGTTTGCTGCATCTTTGTACAACATATATGGTGTTCCTGTTTCGATTTGTGATTCGAGGATTTTCTCCCATAACTCACGTGCACGAATCGTTTTTCTACCTTTTCCTCTAAATTCATAATCGGTATACAACGCTTCGAATTCTTCTCCATAAACATCGTACAGACCAGGACACTCGTTAGGACACATTAAAGTCCAGGTAGTATCTTCCTGTACACGTTTCATGAATAAATCTGAAGTCCACATTGCGAAGAATAAATCTCTCGCACGCATTTCTTCTTTTCCTGTGTTTTTCTTTAAATCTAAGAAATCAAAGATATCAGCATGCCAGGTTTCGATGTAAATAGCAAAACTTCCTTTACGTTTTCCACCGCCTTGGTCTACATAACGTGCGGTATCGTTGAAAACTCTCAACATCGGAACAATTCCGTTTGAAGTTCCGTTTGTACCACGAATGTACGATCCCGTCGCACGAACGTTATGAATAGAAAGTCCAATTCCTCCCGCCGATTGTGAGATTTTAGCAGTTTGTTTTAAAGTATCATAAATACCATCAATACTATCGTCCTGCATGGCCAATAGGAAACAAGAAGACATTTGTGGTTTTGGAGTTCCCGCATTGAACAACGTTGGTGTTGCATGCGTAAAGAACTTTTTAGACATTAAGTCGTAGGTTTCAATTACTGCTTTTAAATCGTCAAGGTGAATACCCACCGAAACACGCATTAACATATGCTGCGGTCTTTCGACGATTTTACCGTTTATTTTTAACAGATAAGAACGCTCTAAGGTTTTAAAACCAAAGTAATCGTAATTAAAGTCTCTTGTGTAAATGATATGAGAATCTAAGAAAGCAGAGTTTTCCTGAATTACTTTAAATACTTCATCCGAAAGTAACGGAGCCTCTTGTCCGTTTCTTGGATTTACGTAATTGTACATATCCTTCATCGTTTCGGAGAACGATTTCTTGGTATTGGAATGTAGATTTGAAATTGCCACACGTGCCGCCAATTGTGCATAATCAGGATGCGCAATAGTCATAGAAGCCGCTGTTTCTGCCGCAAGATTATCCAATTCAGAAGTCGAAACCCCATCATACAATCCTTCAATAACCCTCATCGCTACCTTAACAGGATCTACAAGTTCATTTAAACCGTAACACAATTTTTTGATTCTTTCTGTAATCTTATCAAACATTACCGGCTCTTTATGGCCATCTCTTTTTACTACATACATAAGCTTACTTTTTTAGTTATTGAAAAAATGAAAGTCTCGGGAATAACGATTTCCAAGGCTTAAACATTGTGTGTTTTTAAATTATTTTTT
It includes:
- a CDS encoding ribonucleoside-diphosphate reductase subunit alpha, coding for MYVVKRDGHKEPVMFDKITERIKKLCYGLNELVDPVKVAMRVIEGLYDGVSTSELDNLAAETAASMTIAHPDYAQLAARVAISNLHSNTKKSFSETMKDMYNYVNPRNGQEAPLLSDEVFKVIQENSAFLDSHIIYTRDFNYDYFGFKTLERSYLLKINGKIVERPQHMLMRVSVGIHLDDLKAVIETYDLMSKKFFTHATPTLFNAGTPKPQMSSCFLLAMQDDSIDGIYDTLKQTAKISQSAGGIGLSIHNVRATGSYIRGTNGTSNGIVPMLRVFNDTARYVDQGGGKRKGSFAIYIETWHADIFDFLDLKKNTGKEEMRARDLFFAMWTSDLFMKRVQEDTTWTLMCPNECPGLYDVYGEEFEALYTDYEFRGKGRKTIRARELWEKILESQIETGTPYMLYKDAANRKSNHKNLGTIRSSNLCTEIMEYTSKDEIAVCNLASISLPMFIDNGKFDHEALYNVTKRVTRNLNKVIDRNYYPVKEAENSNMRHRPVGLGVQGLADAFIMLRMPFTSDQAKALNQEIFETLYFAAVTASMEMAKEEGPYSTFAGSPMSQGEFQYNMWGLKDEELSGRWDWASLRKEVMEHGVRNSLLVAPMPTASTSQILGNNEAFEPYTSNIYTRRVLSGEFIVVNKHLLHDLVDRGLWNEDLKQEIMRHNGSVQNIDIVPQDLKDLYKTVWEMSMKDIIDMSRQRGYFIDQSQSLNLFMQDANYSKLTSMHFYAWQSGLKTGMYYLRTKSAVDAIKFTLNNDKKEETTSTLVPETEAISVEDYKAMLLKAQAGDPEDCEMCGS